TGACGAGAGCGGTGTACGTCGCCAGGACATCCGCGGGGTTGGTTTCCAGGACTCCCTGGATGTTGTTTTCGGGGGAGATCCGCAGGCCGGTCCGGTCCGCGCCGATGGCCTCGGCCACTGCCCGGTAGACCTCGATAACGAAGCGTGCCCGGTTCTCCGGCGACCCGCCGTACATGTCGGTGCGCTGGTTGGAGTCCGGGGACAGGAACTCGTGCAGCAGATAACCGTTGGCGCTGTGCAGTTCAACGCCGTCGAACCCTGCCGCCATCGCGGCGCGGGCAGCTGCGACGAACTCCGCGGTGATGGCGGGAAGCTCGGCAGTGGCGAGTGCGTGCGGGACCGGGTACGGCTGCTTGCCCTCATAGGTGCGGGTCATGCCGTCGACGGCGATGGCACTGGGCGCCACAACCCGGCGGCCGCCGTTGATGCCGGAGTGCGTCACCCGCCCGGCGTTCATCAGCTGGGCCACGATGCGTCCTCCGGCGGCGTGGACGGCGTCTGTCACGTTCTTCCAGCCCGATATCTGCTCTTCGGTAACCAGCCCGGGCTGCCACGGGAACCCCTGTCCCTCGTAGGAGGTGTAGGTGCCTTCGGCCACAATCAGGCCCATGGAGGCGCGCTGCGCGTAGTGCTCCGCCATCAGCGCGTTGGGGACGCCGTGCCGGCCGCTGCGTGTGCGGGTCAGCGGTGCCATGACCAGGCGGTTGGGCATATCGATGCTGCCGAGGGTAAACGGTGAGAAGAGATTCAAGGAGGAAGGTTCCTTCCATAGTGCGCAGCCGGTGTATTACTGACGGCACCGGCCGCGGGTGAATAAGCTGTCCATTTCGCCCAACCCGGAGCGGCCGATAAGTATTCCTGGGCATGGGATACCTCACCCGGCGCTTCTGCCGGTGTTTTTACCCGGCGCCCCGGCTAGCATGGCGGCATGGTCAGAACGCTCTATTACGTGGCAGCGTCGCTGGACGGGTTCCTGATCGAGGGGGAAAACCACGCCGGAGGACGGAATCCGGGGGAGCGGACGCGGGAGTCCGGGGCCTCCCCGTTTGGCGATCCATCCTTCCCGGAGTTTCTGCGTGGTGTTGGCGCCGTGGCGATGGGTGCCCGGACCTACCGGGACTTTTTGGCGGACGCGGCATCATGGCCCTACGGAAAAATCCCGGTCTGGGTATTCACCCACCACGAATTTCCCGGCATCCCCGGCGCCGATATCACTTTTATCCGCGGCGAGGCCGCGGAATTCCATCCGGACATTGTGCATGACGCCGGTGAAAAGGATGTCCTGCTGGCCGGAGGCGGAAATATCGCCGGACAATTCATGGACGAGGGCCTGATCGATGAAATGGTCCTCACCGTGGTGCCCGTTGCGTTGGGCAGCGGCCGGCCGGTGCTCCCGGTGGGCAGTGTCACGAAACCGGCTGTGCTGCTGGAGACCCGTTCCGTGGGTGAGGGGCTGGTGCAGCTGCACTACGCCTTCGGCCCGGGGGAGCAGCCGGTGCCGAAGTGACCGGTAACCACAGCCCGGCCGATGAGGTGCTGCTCCAGGGGGATGGGTGGACCGAGGTCCACCGGAGAGGGAACTCGGTCCATCGGCCCGTACGCCCGCAAACAGCCACAGTGCATGCGTTCCTGGCGCATATCCACGGGCGCGGCTTCACGGGCGCACCCCGCCCCCTCGGGTACGACGCCAAGGGCCGGGAGGTCTTGAGCTATGTCGAGGGTGACGTGCCAACGGAGCCCCTGCCGGCCTGGGCTGTTGGGGAAGCACAACTGGCTGAGCTGGCCCGGCTGATTCGCCGGGCACACGATGCCGCGGAAGGATGGTCCGCGCCATCGGATGCTGTTTTCGGAACCATCCCGGGACCCCCGCAGCCGGGGCTTGAGCCGCTGTTCGCCGAGCCGGAACTGGTGGCCCACCAGGACTACTGTCCGGGGAACGTGGTTTTCCGCGGGGGTTTGCCGGCGGCGTTGATCGACTTCGATCTGGTGCGGCCCACAACGCGGGTGACCGACGCCGTCAACGCCTTATATTGGTGGGCGCCGCTGTGTCACCCGCAGGACCGCGGGCCTGGCTTCTCCGGCGTCGATGTGGCACGCCGGGTGCGGATCTTTGCCGACGCCTACGGGATGGATGCGGTCCAGCGGGGCGGGATTGTCGACGCCGCACTGCGTCGCCAGCGAAACTCCGCCATCACCATGAAGGCGGCTGCCGAGACGGATCCGGTGTTTCGCCGCTGGTGGGATGAAGGGCTGAAGGACAAGCTGCCCCGGGCGGAAAGCTGGTTGACCGCGAATGCCGAGGCGCTGCGGAAGGCTTTGACGTAGCGCTCTGAAGCAGGTGCGCTTCGCTACCGGACGTCGCGGAGCATGTTGGTCATCCGGGCCGTGCTCAGGCGGCGTCCCTGCTCATCCGTCATGACGATTTCGTGCGTTACCAGGGTATTCCCGAGATGGATCGCCGTAGCCGTTCCCGTGACGGTGCCGGAGGAAATGGAACGGTGGTGCGTCGCTCCAATTTCGATGCCCAGGGCCTGGCGGCCCGGACCGGCGTGAATTGCGGCGCCAAAGGAGCCAAGCGTTTCGGCGAGAACCATGTGGGCGCCGCCGTGCAGGATTCCGGCCACCTGCTCGTTGCCCTCAACGGGCATCGTTGCGACCATCCGCTCCGCCGTCATCTCCACAAAGTGGATACCCAGCTTCTCCACCAGCCGCCCGACGCCGTTGGTGCTTAGCCACCCGTGCATCTCAGGGGGGACACCCGCTGCATTCAGCTGGTCGGTGAAGGCGTTGGGTGCCTGGGACGGGGCGCCGTTGCCCGGCGTGAAATTGTCGCTCATGCCAACTAGGCTTACATCTGTGAGTGAATCTACCAAACTGGCCGATATCCAAGCAGAAATCCCTGCCGAACCCGTTCTTGAAGGGACCGTGGAACCCGCGTCCGAGGGACTCGGAACCGCTACGGCGGGAGGCCACAACCGGCTGCTGGTGATCGACGGACATTCCATGGCGTTCCGTGCCTTCTACGCGCTGCCGGCCGAGAACTTCTCCACGGACACCGGCCAGCACACCAACGCGGTGTACGGATTCACCTCCATGCTGATCAACCTCATCAAGGAAGAGAAGCCCACCCACCTTGCGGTGGCCTTTGACCTGGATACCCCCACGTTCCGCTCCGAGGAATACACGGAATACAAGGGCGGGCGCAACAAGACGCCGGAGGAGTTCCACGGCCAGGTGGACCTCATCATCAAGGTGATGGAAGCCATGCGCATTCCCACCCTCTCCATGGACGGCTACGAAGCCGACGACATCCTGGCGACGCTGGCCGAAAAAGCCTCCGCCCGGAACTGGGACGTCATGGTGGTGTCCGGTGACCGTGACGCCTTCCAGCTGGTGGATGACCACGTCACCGTCTTTTATCCCAAAAAGGGCGTATCGGACCTGCCGCGCATGGATGCGGCGGCCGTGGAGGCAAAGTACCTTGTACCGCCGGACAAGTACTCCGACCTGGCCGCGCTCGTCGGCGAATCCGCAGACAACCTTCCGGGCGTGCCCGGTGTCGGCCCCAAGACCGCCGCGAAATGGATTAAGCAGTACGGCGGCCTCGAGGGCATCCTGGAGAACCTCGACAGCATCAAGGGCAAGGTGGGCGACTCGCTCCGCGCCAACATTGAGGACGTCAAGCGCAACCGCCGCCTGAACCGCCTGCTGCGGGACCTTGACCTGCCGGTGGACCTGGACGCCATGTCCGCACGCCGCCCGGACCGCGAGGCCATTGAGGAGCTCTTCGACGCGCTGCAGTTCAACGCGCTCCGCAAACGCCTGTTCGAAATTTACGGCGAGGAGGAGAGTGCCTCCACCGGCCACGAGCTGACCCCTCCGGAACACACCGTCATTACCGACGCCGTCAGCCTGAAGGACTGGATTGCCTCCACCAACCAGGCCAAGACCGCCGTTCAGCTGGTCACCGAAGGTGCGGCTGCGGGGCGCGACGTCGTCGGGCTGGCCTTGGTCACCAACACCGTTGCCGCCTACGTTCCGCTGACTGAAATTGACGCTGACGCCGAGCAGGTGCTCGCCGGCTGGCTGTCCGACCTGGACGCACCCAAGGTTGTCCATGACTTCAAGGAAGCGTACAAGGCCCTGGCTGCACGCGGCCTGCACCTGGCCGGCGAGGTCGACGACACCACCATCTCGGGATACCTGATCCAGCCGGACCGGCGCAGCTACGACCTTCCGGACCTGAGCCAGCACCACCTGAAGATGTCACTGACCCCGGCGGCTGCCGGCAGCAACCAGCTGCAGCTTCAGCTCGAAGAGGTGGATGTTGCGGGCCCCGCGGTGAAGGAAGCCTTCGCCGCACTGCAGCTCAGCGACCACTTTGCCGGACAGCTGGTGGAGCGCGGAGCCAACCAGCTCCTGGGCGGACTGGAGCTGCCGCTGTCCGAGGTTCTGGCGGAAATGGAGCTCGCCGGCATCGCGGTCAGCACCGAAAAACTGGACCGGCTGCTGGATGACTTCAGCGCCACGATCGCCCAGGCCAGCAGCGAAGCGTTTGGCATCATCGGCAAGGAGATCAACCTCGGTTCGCCCAAGCAGCTGCAGGTGGTCCTCTTTGACGAACTCGGGCTGCCCAAGACCAAGAAGATCAAAACCGGATACTCCACGGACGCCGACGCGCTGACGGACCTGATGGTGAAGACCGGCGGGCATCCGTTCCTCGCGAACCTGATGGCCTACCGCGACGCCACCAAGCTGCGCCAGACCGTTGAGGGGCTGCGCAAGGCAGTGTCCGACGACGGCCGCGTCCACACCACCTACGTCCAGACGGCGGCGGCCACCGGGCGGCTGTCCTCCACCAACCCGAACCTGCAGAACATTCCCATCCGTTCCGAAGAGGGCCGGCGCATCCGGGAAGTCTTTACCGTGGGCGAGGGCTACGAAACCCTGCTGACCGCCGACTACTCACAGGTGGAAATGCGGATCATGGCCCACCTTTCCGGGGACGAGGGCCTCATCCAGGCCTTCCGCGACGGCGAGGACCTGCACCGGTTTGTCGGCGCGCACATCTTTGGCGTGCCGCCGGAGGAAGTCACCAGCGCCATGCGGTCCAAGGTCAAGGCCATGTCCTACGGCCTCGTGTACGGCCTGAGCTCGTTCGGGCTGTCCAAGCAGCTGGCCATCCCGGTGGACGAGGCCCGGACCCTGATGCGGGACTACTTCGACCGCTTCGGCGCGGTGCGCGATTACCTGCGCGGCGTGGTCGAGCAGGCCCGCAAGGACGGCTTCACCTCCACCATCGAGGGCCGCCGCCGCTACCTGCCGGACCTGTCCAGCGACAACCGGCAGCTGCGCGAAATGGCCGAACGCGCCGCCCTGAACGCCCCGATCCAGGGTTCCGCGGCGGACATCATCAAGAAGGCCATGCTCGGCGTTGACGCCCAGCTGAAGGCCCAGGGGCTGAAATCCCGGATGCTGCTGCAGGTTCATGATGAACTGGTGCTCGAAGTCGCCCCCGGGGAACGGGACGCGGTGGAGAAGCTGGTCCGCGAAGAGATGGGGTCCGCGGCGGACCTGTCAGTTCCGCTGGATGTCTCAGTGGGCGTCGGCGTGAGCTGGCACGAAGCCGGACACTAAACCGGGCCGCGCTAAACGGCCCAAAAAACCACAGGGGGATCATGCAGACGGATACCGGACTACGAATGGAGTCCTTCGCGCCCGGATACGTTGACGCTGATCCCTCTGCCGCCGATACCAGGACCACCAACTGGTTCGAGGCCGTTCGGCTGGGGTTCCACGAACACCGGGCCGACCCGGCGCGCCTGGCCGCCATGGTCGATGCCTATCGGCGGGACGGCCGCGTCCTGACCTCCGTGTACGACGACGGGGCGCCGGACTTTGCCTGGGATGCATCAGTTCCGGTGGCCACCTACGCCACCATGGTCAATACCCTGAATGTGGGCGGCGGGCAGCTGCTGCCGGCACATCTGGTGACCTGCGTGACGGTCCGCCCCACGCACCGCCGGCGCGGCATCCTGCGCAGGATGATCACCACCGATCTTGCCCGCGCCAAGGAATCCGGCCTGGCCCTGGCTGCGCTGACGGCGTCCGAAGCCACCATTTACGGGCGGTTCGGCTTCGGGGCCGCCACCTCGGCGGCGAGCATTGCCGTGGATGTGCGGGCCGGTCTCCCGTTCCGGACCGCAGCCACCGGCACCGCCGTGATTGCCGACAGCGCCAAACTGCAGGAGCTGGCACCGGAGATCTTTCGGGTGCACCAGGCGCGGACCCTGGGTGCTCTCGGCAGGCAGCATGCGTACGCGCTGCGCGCGTCGGGGGCCTGGAGTGAGCACAGCAGTGAACCGGACAAGGCGCTGCGGAGCATCATCCACTACGACGCCGCCGGCATCCCCGACGGCTACGCCACCTACAAGTTCAAAGGCTGGGACACGCAGCCGGAAACCATCAAAGTCGTGGATCTCATTGCCGCCACGGACGAGGCCTACCGCGAACTCTGGCGCTGCCTGGGCTCCATTGACCTGGTGGACCGGCTGGCTTTCGACGTTGCGCCGGTTTCGGATCCGCTGCCCTGGATGCTGGCCGACCGCCGGCGCCACCGCGTGACCGGTGTGGAGGACGTGCTGTGGCTGCGGATCCTGGACACCGCGGCGGCCCTTGAGTCCCGGCACTACACGGGCAGCGGCGCCGTCGTCCTGACCGTGGTGGATCCGCTGGGCCTGGCCGGCGGTGTCTGGCACCTGAGTGCGGACGGTGGACGCGGGTCCGTGACGGCGCTGGCCGGTGACCGGGCGCCGTCGGATATTCCTTCAGTGGAGCTCGATGCCGACGCCCTGGGATCGCTGTATTTGGGCGGCGTAAGCGCCCGGACGCTGGCCGCGACCGGGGGAATACGCGGCAGCGCGGAGGCGTTGGACACTCTTGATGTGCTCTTTACCGCGCCAACGATGCCTTACTGCAACACGCATTTCTGATTACCCGCGTCAAAGTACCCCGGGTGCTTTGACCTGAGTTGCGCGCTGCGGCTAGACTGATCTGGCGCGTAATTGCGCAGTAAGTTACCAATTCTGTCCATCTCCGGACAAACAAGCACTGTCTTGAGGCAGGCCCGAACGGCTGCTCTGAGTTCGGTGGGAGCGCATCCGGAATACAAAACAACTTCCACATCGGAGTCCCAACTACATGACCATCACCACCACCGAGAAGTCCGGTACCCCGCAGGTCGCTATCAACGACATCGGTACTGCCGAGGACTTCCTCGCCGCCATTGACGCAACGATCAAGTACTTCAACGACGGCGATCTCGTCGAAGGTACCGTCGTCAAGGTTGACCGCGACGAGGTCCTGCTCGACATCGGTTACAAGACCGAGGGTGTCATCCCTTCCCGTGAGCTTTCCATCAAGCACGACGTTGATCCCGGAGACGTAGTTTCCGTTGGCGATCTGGTCGAAGCTTTGGTTCTCACCAAGGAAGACAAAGAAGGCCGCCTGATTCTCTCCAAGAAGCGCGCACAGTACGAGCGCGCCTGGGGCGACATCGAGAAGGTCAAGGAAGAAGACGGCGTCGTTACCGGTACCGTCATCGAGGTTGTCAAGGGTGGCCTCATCCTGGACATCGGCCTGCGCGGCTTCCTGCCGGCCTCCCTCGTCGAGATGCGTCGTGTCCGCGACCTGGCTCCGTACATCGGCCAGCAGATCGAAGCCAAGATCATCGAACTGGACAAGAACCGCAACAACGTTGTTCTGTCCCGCCGTGCATGGCTCGAGCAGACGCAGTCCGAGGTTCGCTCCACGTTCCTCAACAAGCTGGAAAAGGGCCAGGTTCGTCCGGGCGTTGTTTCCTCCATCGTCAACTTCGGTGCCTTCGTGGACCTGGGCGGCGTAGACGGTCTCGTCCACGTTTCCGAGCTGTCCTGGAAGCACATCGACCACCCCTCCGAGGTCGTTGAAGTTGGCCAGGAAGTCACCGTTGAGGTTCTGGAAGTTGACCTCGACCGCGAGCGTGTCTCCCTGTCGCTGAAGGCTACGCAGGAAGATCCGTGGCAGACCTTCGCCCGCACCCACGCCCTGGGCCAGGTTGTGCCGGGTAAGGTCACCAAGCTGGTTCCGTTCGGTGCGTTCGTTCGCGTCGAAGACGGCATCGAGGGCCTGGTCCACATCTCCGAGCTGGCAGTCCGCCACGTAGAGCTGGCCGAGCAGGTTGTTTCCGTTGGAGACGAACTGTTCGTCAAGGTCATCGACATCGACCTCGAGCGTCGCCGCATCTCCCTGTCGCTGAAGCAGGCCAACGAGGGTGTAGACCCCGAGGGCACCGAGTTCGACCCGGCTCTGTACGGCATGGCCGCAGAGTACGACGAAGCCGGCAACTACAAGTACCCGGAGGGCTTCGACCCCGAGTCCAACGAATGGCTCGAAGGCTACGAGACCCAGCGTGCCGCTTGGGAGCAGCAGTACGCTGACGCCCAGGCCCGTTGGGAAGCCCACAAGAAGCAGGTTGCACAGCACGCTTCCGAGGACATCGCAGCTGCTTCGGACACGTCCGAATCCGGCACCACGAGCTACTCCTCCGAGCCGGCCGTTGCTGAGACGGGTGCCGGCACGCTGGCTTCCGACGAAGCACTTGCCGCTCTGCGCGAGAAGCTCACGGGCAACTAATTTCCCGGTGTGCCAATTGATCGGTTGAACTAACCGGTTGAAATAGCCAAAAAAGCAGGCCCCCACTTTGGTGGGGGCCTGCTTTTTGCGTGCTGGGTTTTGCGTTAGCTGTTCGTGTGTTCGGTGTGTTCGGGGTGGACGTTTCGGGGCTAGTGCCGTGCGTCGTTGGCGTACCGCAGGCCAAGCTGGGCACGCACGCCGTCGAGCAGCTCCATGGTCCGCAGCGTGTCCGCCAGCGGCATGGTGGGGCTTTCGGTCAGGCCCTGCTGGATGCAGCGGGTGACCTCCCGCAGCTGGTAGGTGTAGCCGGCTCCCGCGGGGTCGAACGTTTCGACGCGCTCTCCCTCCGGGCCGTGCACGTGCAGTTCCGTGGGATTGGGCAGGTGCCCGCCTCCGGTCCTCAGCCACCCGCCGCTGCAGGCGATGGTGGCGCTGCCCGGTCCCGAGGCTGCGAGCGACGACGACAGCTGGGCGTGCCGGCCGTCGTCGTACCGCAGGGTCAGGGCGTTCTGGATGTCCACTCCGCTGTCGTTGAGGACCCCGGCCGCGGTGACGCCGTCGGGGAAGC
This genomic interval from Arthrobacter citreus contains the following:
- a CDS encoding alkene reductase, which encodes MPNRLVMAPLTRTRSGRHGVPNALMAEHYAQRASMGLIVAEGTYTSYEGQGFPWQPGLVTEEQISGWKNVTDAVHAAGGRIVAQLMNAGRVTHSGINGGRRVVAPSAIAVDGMTRTYEGKQPYPVPHALATAELPAITAEFVAAARAAMAAGFDGVELHSANGYLLHEFLSPDSNQRTDMYGGSPENRARFVIEVYRAVAEAIGADRTGLRISPENNIQGVLETNPADVLATYTALVTAIAPLKPAFLSILHRDPADILVQELRRTFAGPVLLNSGFGILTTREEAIRYMEDDLGDCVAVGRPVIANPDLVRRWEEDLPLNTPDPSTFYSHGPAGYTDYPEYAAAS
- a CDS encoding dihydrofolate reductase family protein, with the translated sequence MVRTLYYVAASLDGFLIEGENHAGGRNPGERTRESGASPFGDPSFPEFLRGVGAVAMGARTYRDFLADAASWPYGKIPVWVFTHHEFPGIPGADITFIRGEAAEFHPDIVHDAGEKDVLLAGGGNIAGQFMDEGLIDEMVLTVVPVALGSGRPVLPVGSVTKPAVLLETRSVGEGLVQLHYAFGPGEQPVPK
- a CDS encoding phosphotransferase enzyme family protein, giving the protein MHAFLAHIHGRGFTGAPRPLGYDAKGREVLSYVEGDVPTEPLPAWAVGEAQLAELARLIRRAHDAAEGWSAPSDAVFGTIPGPPQPGLEPLFAEPELVAHQDYCPGNVVFRGGLPAALIDFDLVRPTTRVTDAVNALYWWAPLCHPQDRGPGFSGVDVARRVRIFADAYGMDAVQRGGIVDAALRRQRNSAITMKAAAETDPVFRRWWDEGLKDKLPRAESWLTANAEALRKALT
- a CDS encoding hotdog fold thioesterase — translated: MSDNFTPGNGAPSQAPNAFTDQLNAAGVPPEMHGWLSTNGVGRLVEKLGIHFVEMTAERMVATMPVEGNEQVAGILHGGAHMVLAETLGSFGAAIHAGPGRQALGIEIGATHHRSISSGTVTGTATAIHLGNTLVTHEIVMTDEQGRRLSTARMTNMLRDVR
- the polA gene encoding DNA polymerase I, translating into MSESTKLADIQAEIPAEPVLEGTVEPASEGLGTATAGGHNRLLVIDGHSMAFRAFYALPAENFSTDTGQHTNAVYGFTSMLINLIKEEKPTHLAVAFDLDTPTFRSEEYTEYKGGRNKTPEEFHGQVDLIIKVMEAMRIPTLSMDGYEADDILATLAEKASARNWDVMVVSGDRDAFQLVDDHVTVFYPKKGVSDLPRMDAAAVEAKYLVPPDKYSDLAALVGESADNLPGVPGVGPKTAAKWIKQYGGLEGILENLDSIKGKVGDSLRANIEDVKRNRRLNRLLRDLDLPVDLDAMSARRPDREAIEELFDALQFNALRKRLFEIYGEEESASTGHELTPPEHTVITDAVSLKDWIASTNQAKTAVQLVTEGAAAGRDVVGLALVTNTVAAYVPLTEIDADAEQVLAGWLSDLDAPKVVHDFKEAYKALAARGLHLAGEVDDTTISGYLIQPDRRSYDLPDLSQHHLKMSLTPAAAGSNQLQLQLEEVDVAGPAVKEAFAALQLSDHFAGQLVERGANQLLGGLELPLSEVLAEMELAGIAVSTEKLDRLLDDFSATIAQASSEAFGIIGKEINLGSPKQLQVVLFDELGLPKTKKIKTGYSTDADALTDLMVKTGGHPFLANLMAYRDATKLRQTVEGLRKAVSDDGRVHTTYVQTAAATGRLSSTNPNLQNIPIRSEEGRRIREVFTVGEGYETLLTADYSQVEMRIMAHLSGDEGLIQAFRDGEDLHRFVGAHIFGVPPEEVTSAMRSKVKAMSYGLVYGLSSFGLSKQLAIPVDEARTLMRDYFDRFGAVRDYLRGVVEQARKDGFTSTIEGRRRYLPDLSSDNRQLREMAERAALNAPIQGSAADIIKKAMLGVDAQLKAQGLKSRMLLQVHDELVLEVAPGERDAVEKLVREEMGSAADLSVPLDVSVGVGVSWHEAGH
- a CDS encoding GNAT family N-acetyltransferase is translated as MQTDTGLRMESFAPGYVDADPSAADTRTTNWFEAVRLGFHEHRADPARLAAMVDAYRRDGRVLTSVYDDGAPDFAWDASVPVATYATMVNTLNVGGGQLLPAHLVTCVTVRPTHRRRGILRRMITTDLARAKESGLALAALTASEATIYGRFGFGAATSAASIAVDVRAGLPFRTAATGTAVIADSAKLQELAPEIFRVHQARTLGALGRQHAYALRASGAWSEHSSEPDKALRSIIHYDAAGIPDGYATYKFKGWDTQPETIKVVDLIAATDEAYRELWRCLGSIDLVDRLAFDVAPVSDPLPWMLADRRRHRVTGVEDVLWLRILDTAAALESRHYTGSGAVVLTVVDPLGLAGGVWHLSADGGRGSVTALAGDRAPSDIPSVELDADALGSLYLGGVSARTLAATGGIRGSAEALDTLDVLFTAPTMPYCNTHF
- the rpsA gene encoding 30S ribosomal protein S1, coding for MTITTTEKSGTPQVAINDIGTAEDFLAAIDATIKYFNDGDLVEGTVVKVDRDEVLLDIGYKTEGVIPSRELSIKHDVDPGDVVSVGDLVEALVLTKEDKEGRLILSKKRAQYERAWGDIEKVKEEDGVVTGTVIEVVKGGLILDIGLRGFLPASLVEMRRVRDLAPYIGQQIEAKIIELDKNRNNVVLSRRAWLEQTQSEVRSTFLNKLEKGQVRPGVVSSIVNFGAFVDLGGVDGLVHVSELSWKHIDHPSEVVEVGQEVTVEVLEVDLDRERVSLSLKATQEDPWQTFARTHALGQVVPGKVTKLVPFGAFVRVEDGIEGLVHISELAVRHVELAEQVVSVGDELFVKVIDIDLERRRISLSLKQANEGVDPEGTEFDPALYGMAAEYDEAGNYKYPEGFDPESNEWLEGYETQRAAWEQQYADAQARWEAHKKQVAQHASEDIAAASDTSESGTTSYSSEPAVAETGAGTLASDEALAALREKLTGN